One region of Danio rerio strain Tuebingen ecotype United States chromosome 5, GRCz12tu, whole genome shotgun sequence genomic DNA includes:
- the LOC137490108 gene encoding uncharacterized protein isoform X6 codes for MEALELELEEVESQIRALVVRRSRLRERLLAVPNAKAVSSPKVRGNYNHIIPSTSTPRPSLSRPSAPGARLSQASFTPTPGYHGAWVQPRKVLPRSRGRTSPPVFEISTENRFSPLRESGPDVAIIGDSIVRHVRAASSKDSNHPGRCREPWCRCPPRGDKRHRAPAVGDPEEGLQEPDRDGSTHLARHADHRFWAASYLPPRK; via the exons atggaggcgttggagctggagctggaagaagtggagtcccagatccgcgCGCTGGTGGTAAGACGGTCGCGGCTACGGGAACGGCTTCTAGCcgtacctaatgctaaggccgtctcatcacctaaggtacgtggaaattacaaccacatcattccctctacctcaaccccgcgtccttctctgtccaggcccagcgcacccggggcgcggctcagccaggcgtcgttcacgccaacacccggctaccacggcgcctgggtgcagccgcgcaaggtgcttcccagatcccggggcagaacgtctccgcctgtgttcgagatctccacggagaaccgcttctcccctctccgcgagtcgggtcccgatgtggccatcatcggtgactcgatcgttcgtcacgtccgtgccgcctcctcaaaag attccaaccatcctgggcgctgccgagagccctggtgccgttgtcctccacgtggggacaaacgacaccgggctccggcagtcggagatcctgaagaaggacttcaggagcctgatcgagacggttcgacgcacctcgcccgccacgcagatcatcgtttctgggccgcttcctacctaccgccgaggaaatga
- the LOC137490108 gene encoding uncharacterized protein isoform X2 translates to MEALELELEEVESQIRALVVRRSRLRERLLAVPNAKAVSSPKVRGNYNHIIPSTSTPRPSLSRPSAPGARLSQASFTPTPGYHGAWVQPRKVLPRSRGRTSPPVFEISTENRFSPLRESGPDVAIIGDSIVRHVRAASSKGNKVRTFCFPGARVKNISTQIPTILGAAESPGAVVLHVGTNDTGLRQSEILKKDFRSLIETVRRTSPATQIIVSGPLPTYRRGNERFSRLLALNEWLITWCKEQKLLFANNWNLFWERPRLFRPDGLHPSRAGAELLSDNISRLLRTI, encoded by the coding sequence atggaggcgttggagctggagctggaagaagtggagtcccagatccgcgCGCTGGTGGTAAGACGGTCGCGGCTACGGGAACGGCTTCTAGCcgtacctaatgctaaggccgtctcatcacctaaggtacgtggaaattacaaccacatcattccctctacctcaaccccgcgtccttctctgtccaggcccagcgcacccggggcgcggctcagccaggcgtcgttcacgccaacacccggctaccacggcgcctgggtgcagccgcgcaaggtgcttcccagatcccggggcagaacgtctccgcctgtgttcgagatctccacggagaaccgcttctcccctctccgcgagtcgggtcccgatgtggccatcatcggtgactcgatcgttcgtcacgtccgtgccgcctcctcaaaaggtaataaagtacgtactttctgctttcctggtgcccgtgtgaaaaatatttctacacagattccaaccatcctgggcgctgccgagagccctggtgccgttgtcctccacgtggggacaaacgacaccgggctccggcagtcggagatcctgaagaaggacttcaggagcctgatcgagacggttcgacgcacctcgcccgccacgcagatcatcgtttctgggccgcttcctacctaccgccgaggaaatgaaaggttcagtagacttttagctttgaatgaatggctaataacatggtgtaaagaacagaaattgctctttgctaataactggaatcttttctgggagcgtcctaggctcttccgtcctgacggcctgcaccccagtcgagccggagctgaactcctgtcggacaacatctccagactacttcgcaccatctga
- the LOC137490108 gene encoding uncharacterized protein isoform X8: MLRPSHHLRYVEITTTSFPLPQPRVLLCPGPAHPGRGSARRRSRQHPATTAPGCSRARCFPDPGAERLRLCSRSPRRTASPLSASRVPMWPSSVTRSFVTSVPPPQKIPTILGAAESPGAVVLHVGTNDTGLRQSEILKKDFRSLIETVRRTSPATQIIVSGPLPTYRRGNERFSRLLALNEWLITWCKEQKLLFANNWNLFWERPRLFRPDGLHPSRAGAELLSDNISRLLRTI; encoded by the exons atgctaaggccgtctcatcacctaaggtacgtggaaattacaaccacatcattccctctacctcaaccccgcgtccttctctgtccaggcccagcgcacccggggcgcggctcagccaggcgtcgttcacgccaacacccggctaccacggcgcctgggtgcagccgcgcaaggtgcttcccagatcccggggcagaacgtctccgcctgtgttcgagatctccacggagaaccgcttctcccctctccgcgagtcgggtcccgatgtggccatcatcggtgactcgatcgttcgtcacgtccgtgccgcctcctcaaaag attccaaccatcctgggcgctgccgagagccctggtgccgttgtcctccacgtggggacaaacgacaccgggctccggcagtcggagatcctgaagaaggacttcaggagcctgatcgagacggttcgacgcacctcgcccgccacgcagatcatcgtttctgggccgcttcctacctaccgccgaggaaatgaaaggttcagtagacttttagctttgaatgaatggctaataacatggtgtaaagaacagaaattgctctttgctaataactggaatcttttctgggagcgtcctaggctcttccgtcctgacggcctgcaccccagtcgagccggagctgaactcctgtcggacaacatctccagactacttcgcaccatctga
- the LOC137490108 gene encoding uncharacterized protein isoform X7 yields MWPSSVTRSFVTSVPPPQKIPTILGAAESPGAVVLHVGTNDTGLRQSEILKKDFRSLIETVRRTSPATQIIVSGPLPTYRRGNERFSRLLALNEWLITWCKEQKLLFANNWNLFWERPRLFRPDGLHPSRAGAELLSDNISRLLRTI; encoded by the exons atgtggccatcatcggtgactcgatcgttcgtcacgtccgtgccgcctcctcaaaag attccaaccatcctgggcgctgccgagagccctggtgccgttgtcctccacgtggggacaaacgacaccgggctccggcagtcggagatcctgaagaaggacttcaggagcctgatcgagacggttcgacgcacctcgcccgccacgcagatcatcgtttctgggccgcttcctacctaccgccgaggaaatgaaaggttcagtagacttttagctttgaatgaatggctaataacatggtgtaaagaacagaaattgctctttgctaataactggaatcttttctgggagcgtcctaggctcttccgtcctgacggcctgcaccccagtcgagccggagctgaactcctgtcggacaacatctccagactacttcgcaccatctga
- the LOC137490108 gene encoding uncharacterized protein isoform X4: MEALELELEEVESQIRALVVRRSRLRERLLAVPNAKAVSSPKVRGNYNHIIPSTSTPRPSLSRPSAPGARLSQASFTPTPGYHGAWVQPRKVLPRSRGRTSPPVFEISTENRFSPLRESGPDVAIIGDSIVRHVRAASSKGNKVRTFCFPGARVKNISTQIPTILGAAESPGAVVLHVGTNDTGLRQSEILKKDFRSLIETVRRTSPATQIIVSGPLPTYRRGNERLFRPDGLHPSRAGAELLSDNISRLLRTI; encoded by the exons atggaggcgttggagctggagctggaagaagtggagtcccagatccgcgCGCTGGTGGTAAGACGGTCGCGGCTACGGGAACGGCTTCTAGCcgtacctaatgctaaggccgtctcatcacctaaggtacgtggaaattacaaccacatcattccctctacctcaaccccgcgtccttctctgtccaggcccagcgcacccggggcgcggctcagccaggcgtcgttcacgccaacacccggctaccacggcgcctgggtgcagccgcgcaaggtgcttcccagatcccggggcagaacgtctccgcctgtgttcgagatctccacggagaaccgcttctcccctctccgcgagtcgggtcccgatgtggccatcatcggtgactcgatcgttcgtcacgtccgtgccgcctcctcaaaaggtaataaagtacgtactttctgctttcctggtgcccgtgtgaaaaatatttctacacagattccaaccatcctgggcgctgccgagagccctggtgccgttgtcctccacgtggggacaaacgacaccgggctccggcagtcggagatcctgaagaaggacttcaggagcctgatcgagacggttcgacgcacctcgcccgccacgcagatcatcgtttctgggccgcttcctacctaccgccgaggaaatgaaag gctcttccgtcctgacggcctgcaccccagtcgagccggagctgaactcctgtcggacaacatctccagactacttcgcaccatctga
- the LOC137490108 gene encoding uncharacterized protein isoform X5, with translation MSLPSLSLCAGEASMEALELELEEVESQIRALVVRRSRLRERLLAVPNAKAVSSPKVRGNYNHIIPSTSTPRPSLSRPSAPGARLSQASFTPTPGYHGAWVQPRKVLPRSRGRTSPPVFEISTENRFSPLRESGPDVAIIGDSIVRHVRAASSKDSNHPGRCREPWCRCPPRGDKRHRAPAVGDPEEGLQEPDRDGSTHLARHADHRFWAASYLPPRK, from the exons atgtcgcttccgtctctgtccttgtgtgcaggagaagcatcgatggaggcgttggagctggagctggaagaagtggagtcccagatccgcgCGCTGGTGGTAAGACGGTCGCGGCTACGGGAACGGCTTCTAGCcgtacctaatgctaaggccgtctcatcacctaaggtacgtggaaattacaaccacatcattccctctacctcaaccccgcgtccttctctgtccaggcccagcgcacccggggcgcggctcagccaggcgtcgttcacgccaacacccggctaccacggcgcctgggtgcagccgcgcaaggtgcttcccagatcccggggcagaacgtctccgcctgtgttcgagatctccacggagaaccgcttctcccctctccgcgagtcgggtcccgatgtggccatcatcggtgactcgatcgttcgtcacgtccgtgccgcctcctcaaaag attccaaccatcctgggcgctgccgagagccctggtgccgttgtcctccacgtggggacaaacgacaccgggctccggcagtcggagatcctgaagaaggacttcaggagcctgatcgagacggttcgacgcacctcgcccgccacgcagatcatcgtttctgggccgcttcctacctaccgccgaggaaatga
- the LOC137490108 gene encoding uncharacterized protein isoform X9, with the protein MWPSSVTRSFVTSVPPPQKIPTILGAAESPGAVVLHVGTNDTGLRQSEILKKDFRSLIETVRRTSPATQIIVSGPLPTYRRGNERLFRPDGLHPSRAGAELLSDNISRLLRTI; encoded by the exons atgtggccatcatcggtgactcgatcgttcgtcacgtccgtgccgcctcctcaaaag attccaaccatcctgggcgctgccgagagccctggtgccgttgtcctccacgtggggacaaacgacaccgggctccggcagtcggagatcctgaagaaggacttcaggagcctgatcgagacggttcgacgcacctcgcccgccacgcagatcatcgtttctgggccgcttcctacctaccgccgaggaaatgaaag gctcttccgtcctgacggcctgcaccccagtcgagccggagctgaactcctgtcggacaacatctccagactacttcgcaccatctga
- the LOC137490108 gene encoding uncharacterized protein isoform X1, translated as MSLPSLSLCAGEASMEALELELEEVESQIRALVVRRSRLRERLLAVPNAKAVSSPKVRGNYNHIIPSTSTPRPSLSRPSAPGARLSQASFTPTPGYHGAWVQPRKVLPRSRGRTSPPVFEISTENRFSPLRESGPDVAIIGDSIVRHVRAASSKGNKVRTFCFPGARVKNISTQIPTILGAAESPGAVVLHVGTNDTGLRQSEILKKDFRSLIETVRRTSPATQIIVSGPLPTYRRGNERFSRLLALNEWLITWCKEQKLLFANNWNLFWERPRLFRPDGLHPSRAGAELLSDNISRLLRTI; from the coding sequence atgtcgcttccgtctctgtccttgtgtgcaggagaagcatcgatggaggcgttggagctggagctggaagaagtggagtcccagatccgcgCGCTGGTGGTAAGACGGTCGCGGCTACGGGAACGGCTTCTAGCcgtacctaatgctaaggccgtctcatcacctaaggtacgtggaaattacaaccacatcattccctctacctcaaccccgcgtccttctctgtccaggcccagcgcacccggggcgcggctcagccaggcgtcgttcacgccaacacccggctaccacggcgcctgggtgcagccgcgcaaggtgcttcccagatcccggggcagaacgtctccgcctgtgttcgagatctccacggagaaccgcttctcccctctccgcgagtcgggtcccgatgtggccatcatcggtgactcgatcgttcgtcacgtccgtgccgcctcctcaaaaggtaataaagtacgtactttctgctttcctggtgcccgtgtgaaaaatatttctacacagattccaaccatcctgggcgctgccgagagccctggtgccgttgtcctccacgtggggacaaacgacaccgggctccggcagtcggagatcctgaagaaggacttcaggagcctgatcgagacggttcgacgcacctcgcccgccacgcagatcatcgtttctgggccgcttcctacctaccgccgaggaaatgaaaggttcagtagacttttagctttgaatgaatggctaataacatggtgtaaagaacagaaattgctctttgctaataactggaatcttttctgggagcgtcctaggctcttccgtcctgacggcctgcaccccagtcgagccggagctgaactcctgtcggacaacatctccagactacttcgcaccatctga
- the LOC137490108 gene encoding uncharacterized protein isoform X3 — MSLPSLSLCAGEASMEALELELEEVESQIRALVVRRSRLRERLLAVPNAKAVSSPKVRGNYNHIIPSTSTPRPSLSRPSAPGARLSQASFTPTPGYHGAWVQPRKVLPRSRGRTSPPVFEISTENRFSPLRESGPDVAIIGDSIVRHVRAASSKGNKVRTFCFPGARVKNISTQIPTILGAAESPGAVVLHVGTNDTGLRQSEILKKDFRSLIETVRRTSPATQIIVSGPLPTYRRGNERLFRPDGLHPSRAGAELLSDNISRLLRTI; from the exons atgtcgcttccgtctctgtccttgtgtgcaggagaagcatcgatggaggcgttggagctggagctggaagaagtggagtcccagatccgcgCGCTGGTGGTAAGACGGTCGCGGCTACGGGAACGGCTTCTAGCcgtacctaatgctaaggccgtctcatcacctaaggtacgtggaaattacaaccacatcattccctctacctcaaccccgcgtccttctctgtccaggcccagcgcacccggggcgcggctcagccaggcgtcgttcacgccaacacccggctaccacggcgcctgggtgcagccgcgcaaggtgcttcccagatcccggggcagaacgtctccgcctgtgttcgagatctccacggagaaccgcttctcccctctccgcgagtcgggtcccgatgtggccatcatcggtgactcgatcgttcgtcacgtccgtgccgcctcctcaaaaggtaataaagtacgtactttctgctttcctggtgcccgtgtgaaaaatatttctacacagattccaaccatcctgggcgctgccgagagccctggtgccgttgtcctccacgtggggacaaacgacaccgggctccggcagtcggagatcctgaagaaggacttcaggagcctgatcgagacggttcgacgcacctcgcccgccacgcagatcatcgtttctgggccgcttcctacctaccgccgaggaaatgaaag gctcttccgtcctgacggcctgcaccccagtcgagccggagctgaactcctgtcggacaacatctccagactacttcgcaccatctga